The following coding sequences lie in one Trichoderma breve strain T069 chromosome 1, whole genome shotgun sequence genomic window:
- a CDS encoding 4'-phosphopantetheinyl transferase superfamily domain-containing protein, which translates to MKPLRPFPFPLNIGTDICRISRIYGILRSPRGMRFVNRIFSPEEQARKDPRLRCLENRPLDKPLLSEGSTHFQSSVGTTPSSEELAHRDPERWAAATFVAGRFAAKEAAIKAHSHRRLTFHDVVIERRGRNEERLGSGPPVARIKGDEGEDEDASAMISISHDGDYATAVCMAYDPSVVSVGGEQDEGIVR; encoded by the exons ATGAAGCCTCTCAGGCCGTTTCCCTTCCCGCTCAACATCGGAACGGATATTTGCCGGATATCTCGCATCTATGGCATCTTGAGGAGCCCTCGGGGCATGCGATTTGTGAACCGCATCTTTTCTCCAGAAGAGCAGGCGAGAAAGGATCCCAGGCTACGATGTCTCGAGAATCGCCCACTCGATAAGCCTCTTCTGAGCGAAGGAAGCACACATTTTCAGTCGAGTGTTGGGACAACGCCGAGCAGTGAAGAACTTGCTCATCGGGACCCTGAGAGATGGGCGGCTGCTACGTTTGTTGCGGGCAG ATTCGCTGCTAAAGAAgctgccatcaaggctcACTCCCATCGTCGCCTCACATTTCACGACGTCGTGATTGAGCGCCGTGGCAGAAACGAGGAGCGTCTAGGGAGCGGACCGCCCGTGGCACGTATCAAGGGCGAtgagggcgaggatgaggatgcgAGTGCCATGATTTCGATTAGCCATGATGGCGACTATGCAACGGCAGTCTGTATGGCGTATGATCCGAGTGTGGTGAGCGT